A single Drosophila miranda strain MSH22 chromosome XR, D.miranda_PacBio2.1, whole genome shotgun sequence DNA region contains:
- the LOC108151985 gene encoding lariat debranching enzyme, with product MKIAIEGCAHGELERIYDTIACIEKESNTKIDLLLCCGDFQSTRNLEDLQTMAVPKKYLDICTFYKYYSGECVAPVLTIFIGGNHEASNYLQELPYGGWVAPNIYYLGYAGVVNVNGVRIAGISGIYKGHDFLRGHHEFPPYTESTCRSVYHVRQLEVFRLKQLSGKIDIFLSHDWPTGIYEYGNKAQLLRKKPYFAADMESGQLGSRPLEELLKAVQPSYWFAAHLHCKFAALVPHQNATKAPTQMGDGSSSSSSSSSSESDDEESTSRLPPKPVAVTKFLALDKCLPRRAFLQVLDIPSEAIEGNPTFEYDAEWLVILQSTNHLISVKENYYYLPGKKAGAIAERFNFTPTEEELDSLTTKFQSLKIPENFQRTVPAFDPQEQSNYKHMVVGQPTAHLNPQSNTFCSVLGVDDPLCLALLANGKDLPAVAVKSIDQKAEETIVHVQDQCQDQETIEGSSSPPPEPLVTPSKRKLNLFLPAPTVTADATAAEKDDSAIDLPEEDEDPKTAETAESEAVDKPKVEAVPPAPSSPPSVKKLKRRNQNIYQAEDDD from the exons ATGAAAATAGCAATAGAAGGATGCGCGCACGGTGAACTGGAGCGCATATACGACACCATAGCATGCATCgagaaggagagcaatacaaAGATCGATCTCCTGCTATGCTGCGGTGACTTTCAATCCACGCGCAATCTGGAGGATCTGCAAACGATGGCTGTGCCGAAGAAGTACCTGGATATATGTACCTTTTACAA ATATTACAGCGGGGAGTGCGTGGCCCCTGTGCTGACTATTTTCATTGGCGGCAACCACGAGGCCTCAAACTACCTGCAAGAGCTTCCATACGGCGGATGGGTGGCCCCAAATATATATTATCTGGGCTATGCTGGAGTGGTAAATGTGAACGGCGTTCGTATTGCAGGCATCAGTGGCATCTACAAGGGACACGACTTCCTGCGTGGCCATCACGAATTCCCGCCCTACACGGAATCCACATGTCGCAGTGTCTATCACGTGCGGCAGTTGGAGGTGTTCCGCCTGAAGCAGCTATCTGGTAAGATAGACATATTCTTGTCGCACGATTGGCCCACCGGCATCTATGAATACGGCAACAAGGCCCAGCTGCTCAGGAAGAAACCCTATTTTGCGGCTGACATGGAGAGCGGACAACTAGGCAGTCGACCGCTGGAGGAGCTGCTAAAGGCAGTACAGCCCTCTTACTGGTTTGCCGCACATTTGCATTGTAAATTTGCCGCCCTCGTGCCACACCAAAACGCAACCAAAGCCCCAACCCAAATGGGAGACGGCTCTTcaagcagcagtagcagcagcagtagtGAGAGCGACGATGAGGAGAGCACATCTAGGCTGCCACCCAAACCAGTGGCTGTTACAAAGTTTCTTGCTCTGGACAAATGCCTGCCTCGACGAGCATTTCTCCAAGTGCTGGACATACCCAGTGAAGCGATTGAAGGTAATCCCACGTTTGAATACGATGCCGAATGGCTTGTTATTCTGCAAAGCACCAATCATCTTATCTCGGTGAAGGAGAACTACTACTACCTGCCGGGCAAGAAGGCTGGCGCCATCGCAGAGCGCTTCAATTTCACACCCACCGAGGAGGAACTGGATTCTTTGACCACCAAATTCCAGAGCCTCAAGATCCCGGAGAACTTTCAGCGAACGGTGCCTGCCTTTGATCCGCAGGAGCAGTCCAACTATAAGCATATGGTCGTGGGTCAACCCACGGCCCATCTAAATCCCCAGAGCAATACATTCTGTTCTGTCTTGGGTGTAGATGATCCACTCTGTCTGGCGTTGCTGGCCAATGGCAAGGATCTGCCAGCAGTTGCGGTTAAAAGCATAGACCAGAAGGCAGAGGAAACCATTGTTCACGTCCAGGATCAATGTCAGGATCAAGAAACCATCGAAGGCAGTTCCTCCCCTCCTCCTGAACCACTTGTGACCCCTTCGAAAAGAAAACTCAATTTGTTCTTGCCGGCGCCGACAGTTACAGCTGATGCTACTGCAGCAGAAAAAGATGACAGCGCGATAGATCTGcctgaggaagatgaggatccAAAGACAGCAGAGACAGCCGAGTCGGAGGCAGTGGACAAACCAAAAGTCGAGGCAGTCCCGCCAGCTCCCAGTAGTCCACCCAGCGTCAAGAAACTAAAGCGTAGAAACCAAAACATTTATCAAGCCGAAGACGATGACTAA
- the LOC108151987 gene encoding uncharacterized protein LOC108151987 has product MSFAGKILQHSARLWNGLSSTRGFHVLMRPTAIAAGVTNNSNQTQLVANKNVSAGLLTPVSTLLQHVAGFKVKGRLKRRCKDCYIVVRQERGYVICPTHPRHKQMSMKKRDYKSWILTHATQSKERGF; this is encoded by the coding sequence ATGTCCTTTGCTGGCAAAATACTTCAACACAGCGCCCGCCTGTGGAATGGCCTCAGTTCCACGCGTGGATTTCACGTCCTAATGCGCCCCACGGCCATCGCAGCCGGAGTGACCAACAACAGCAATCAAACACAACTGGTGGCCAACAAAAATGTTTCCGCAGGACTGCTGACCCCTGTCTCTACTCTGCTGCAGCATGTCGCCGGCTTTAAAGTCAAGGGACGCCTAAAGAGGCGCTGCAAGGATTGCTACATTGTGGTGCGCCAGGAACGCGGTTATGTCATCTGCCCCACGCATCCGCGCCACAAGCAAATGTCGATGAAGAAACGTGACTACAAGTCTTGGATATTGACACACGCCACCCAGTCCAAGGAACGAGGCTTCTAG
- the LOC108151986 gene encoding 2-aminoethanethiol dioxygenase, which translates to MTAHFMNVLRQAFKTFDRANHASFNANLQHLKQLTDELTYRDLHIKEELFRPHAGASSPSHAQGRAPCSYMHIFEDERFSMSLFIVRGSSSIPLHDHPMMFGLLRCIWGKLLVQSYTQQLGPDEPLHYDTDPIVVKVNVEEPCLVSPDTPSAMVTPRKRNYHHITEAGNGVAAFFDILSPPYDADMPMYGPRSCRFYRPKSDGGQTQLHCIPSPATYYCDVVDTPKTVLQCAFKCADEDYAENVPETQ; encoded by the coding sequence ATGACGGCTCATTTCATGAATGTTCTGCGGCAGGCCTTCAAGACATTCGATCGTGCCAACCACGCCAGCTTCAATGCCAATCTGCAGCACCTCAAGCAGCTAACAGATGAACTCACCTACCGCGATCTTCACATCAAGGAGGAGCTCTTTCGCCCCCACGCTGGGGCATCGTCCCCGTCCCACGCCCAGGGCCGTGCGCCCTGCAGCTACATGCACATCTTTGAAGACGAGCGCTTCTCGATGAGCCTGTTCATTGTGCGTGGCTCCAGTTCCATTCCCCTGCATGACCATCCCATGATGTTTGGCCTGCTTCGCTGTATCTGGGGGAAGCTGCTGGTCCAGAGCTACACACAGCAGCTGGGGCCCGACGAGCCCCTGCACTACGACACGGATCCCATTGTGGTGAAGGTGAACGTCGAGGAGCCCTGCCTGGTGTCACCGGACACTCCCAGCGCCATGGTCACACCACGCAAGCGAAACTATCACCATATAACCGAGGCGGGCAACGGCGTGGCCGCCTTCTTCGATATACTCAGTCCACCCTACGACGCCGACATGCCCATGTATGGCCCACGCAGCTGTCGCTTCTATCGCCCCAAGTCGGATGGGGGCCAAACGCAGCTACACTGCATCCCCTCGCCAGCCACATACTATTGCGATGTGGTGGACACGCCCAAGACCGTTTTGCAATGTGCCTTCAAATGCGCCGACGAAGACTATGCCGAGAACGTCCCAGAGACGCAGTGA
- the LOC108151751 gene encoding phosphatidate cytidylyltransferase, photoreceptor-specific has protein sequence MAEVRRRKEGLGEAAGQSDSVKRHSSAADSSDHVDSEEEKIPEEKFVEELAKNLPQGTDKTPELLDSALKDLPDRWKNWVIRGIFTWIMICGFALIIYGGPLALMITTLLVQVKCFQEIISIGYQVYRIHGLPWFRSLSWYFLLTSNYFFYGENLVDYFGVVINRVEYLKFLVTYHRFLSFALYIIGFVWFVLSLVKKYYIKQFSLFAWTHVSLLIVVTQSYLIIQNIFEGLIWFIVPVSMIVCNDVMAYVFGFFFGRTPLIKLSPKKTWEGFIGGGFATVLFGILFSYFLCNYQYFICPIQYSEELGRMTMSCVPSYLFTPQEYSLKVFGIGKSLNVYPYIWHSISLSLFSSIIGPFGGFFASGFKRAFKIKDFGDMIPGHGGIMDRFDCQFLMATFVNVYISSFIRTPSPAKLLTQIYNLKPDQQYQIYQSLKDSLGDMLT, from the exons ATGGCCGAAGTGCGACGCAGAAAGGAGGGCCTCGGTGAGGCTGCTGGTCAATCTGATTCTGTGAAACGGCACTCGTCTGCAGCTGATTCTTCAGACCAT GTGGACTCTGAGGAGGAGAAAATTCCCGAGGAGAAGTTCGTCGAAGAGCTGGCCAAGAATCTACCCCAGGGCACGGACAAGACACCAGAGCTATTGGATTCGGCACTCAAGGATTTACCCGATCG TTGGAAGAACTGGGTCATTCGCGGCATATTCACATGGATTATGATTTGTGGCTTCGCATTGATCATCTACGGCGGCCCGCTGGCCTTGATGATCACG ACTTTGCTGGTGCAGGTGAAGTGCTTTCAGGAGATCATCTCGATTGGCTACCAAGTTTATCGCATACACGGACTTCCCTGGTTCCGCAGTCTCTCTTGGTACTTTCTGCTTACATCCAATTACTTCTTCTATGGCGAGAATCTGGTTGATTACTTCGGCGTGGTCATCAATCGTGTG GAATATCTCAAGTTTCTGGTGACCTACCATCGCTTCCTTTCGTTCGCCCTGTACATCATTGGCTTTGTTTGGTTTGTGCTGTCGCTTGTGAAGAAGTATTACATCAAACAGTTTAGCCTGTTTGCCTGGACACACGTCTCGCTGCTGATTGTCGTCACCCAGAGCTACCTCATAATACAGAACATATTCGAGGGGCTCATTTGGTTCATTGTGCCCGTATCGATGATTGTCTGCAATGATGTCATGGCTTATGTGTTTGGTTTCTTCTTTGGACGCACACCCCTCATCAAGCTAAGCCCCAAGAAGACCTGGGAGGGCTTCATTGGTGGTGGTTTTGCCACAGTCCTCTTCGGCATTCTGTTTTCCTATTTTCTGTGCAACTACCAGTACTTCATATGTCCCATACAATACTCTGAGGAACTGGGTCGTATGACAATGAGCTGTGTGCCCAGCTATCTGTTCACGCCGCAGGAATACAGCCTGAAGGTG TTTGGCATTGGCAAGTCCTTGAACGTTTATCCTTATATCTGGCACTCGATTTCTCTGAGCTTGTTCAGCTCCATTATTGGACCTTTCGGCGGGTTCTTTGCTTCCGGTTTTAAGAGAGCTTTTAAGATCAAG gaCTTTGGTGACATGATTCCTGGACATGGCGGCATCATGGACCGCTTCGACTGCCAGTTTCTGATGGCCACCTTTGTCAACGTTTATATATCGAGCTTCATCAGAACCCCATCGCCGGCGAAGCTCCTGACACAGATATACAATCTAAAGCCAGATCAACAATACCAAATTTATCAATCGCTTAAGGACTCTCTGGGCGATATGCTAACCTAA
- the LOC108152900 gene encoding SUMO-activating enzyme subunit 2, which yields MAAAIDGVLPGTLQELVKKSKVLVVGAGGIGCEVLKNLVLSGFNDIQIIDLDTIDLSNLNRQFLFHREHVGKSKARVARETALSFNPDAKITAYHDSVTSSDYGVSFFQKFDVILSALDNRAARNHVNRMCLNADVPLIESGTSGYNGQVELIKRGLTQCYECPPKEKQRNFPGCTIRNTPSEPIHCIVWAKHLFNQLFGESLDDEDISPDAADPDAQSVPQEFDAGAGGDGEAKISKEKTPTEKGSNKGNVVRINTRQWAKDCDYDAAKLFNKFFDEDINYLLVMSNLWTSRKAPVPVSWDTLVPEGTTDIQPEFARQHHKVWTVEECAHVFANTLKELSASFLKLKADETLVWDKDDQPAMDFVAACANVRSYIFDIERRSRFEIKSMAGNIIPAIATTNAITAGISVMRAFNVLQAKWEQCKAVYARLRPNGRGQFLVPDASLAAPNPSCYVCSLDPAITLRIDTKRVHIKELRDDVLIKTLNMLHPDVVLMGSNSILISSEEGETTDNDDKLLSKMNVVDGAILNCDDFHQNYRLSVIISHFDAERDDSLFEVSADSKKLQPKEEEEKKPDDETDKGKELRKRSANGADVAADDGPSTSKRSRPTEIEDDDDDDCLVIEEENDEDVMVVATDNLSVESPAKTATKRKPSEAIEEDEDITEILDSSDEEAAGPTKCKRSKIELPDLKINQMEVINID from the exons ATGGCTGCAGCTATCGATGGTGTTCTCCCAGGCACATTGCAAGAGCTGGTAAAAAAGTCCAAGGTGCTGGTTGTTGGCGCGGGCGGGATCGGCTGCGAGGTCCTCAAGAACCTTGTGCTCAGCGGCTTCAACGACATTCAAATT ATCGACTTGGACACCATTGACCTGAGTAATCTCAATCGGCAATTTCTTTTTCATCGCGAACACGTGGGAAAATCAAAGGCCCGTGTGGCACGGGAAACTGCTTTGAGCTTCAATCCGGATGCAAAGATAACTGCATACCATGATAGCGTCACATC CTCCGACTACGGTGTCAGCTTCTTCCAGAAGTTCGATGTAATCCTCAGCGCTCTGGACAATCGTGCTGCCCGCAATCATGTGAATCGCATGTGTCTTAATGCCGATGTTCCTTTGATCGAGAGTGGCACCTCGGGCTACAATGGTCAGGTAGAGCTGATCAAGCGGGGCCTCACCCAATGCTACGAGTGCCCACCCAAGGAGAAGCAACGCAATTTTCCCGGCTGCACCATACGCAACACGCCCTCGGAGCCCATCCACTGCATTGTGTGGGCCAAGCATCTCTTCAA TCAACTGTTTGGAGAATCTCTCGATGATGAGGACATTTCTCCAGACGCTGCCGATCCGGATGCCCAGAGTGTCCCCCAAGAATTCGATGCAGGCGCAGGTGGAGACGGTGAGGCGAAGATCAGCAAAGAGAAAACTCCAACGGAGAAGGGCTCGAACAAAGGCAATGTTGTGCGCATCAACACCCGCCAGTGGGCCAAGGATTGCGACTACGATGCTGCGAAGCTCTTCAACAAGTTCTTCGATGAGGACATCAACTACTTGCTGGTAATGTCTAATCTGTGGACCTCGCGAAAGGCCCCAGTGCCCGTTTCTTGGGACACACTTGTGCCCGAAGGGACGACTGATATCCAGCCAGAGTTCGCACGGCAGCATCACAAGGTCTGGACCGTGGAGGAGTGTGCCCATGTCTTTGCCAATACGCTCAAGGAGCTGAGCGCATCATTCCTCAAACTAAAGGCTGATGAAACTCTTGTCTGGGACAAGGATGATCAGCCGGCAATGGACTTTGTGGCCGCCTGCGCCAATGTGCGCTCCTACATCTTTGACATTGAGCGAAGGTCAAGATTTGAAATCAAGTCGATGGCAGGGAATATTATACCCGCAATTGCCACCACCAATGCGATTACTGCTGGCATCTCTGTGATGCGAGCCTTCAATGTCCTTCAGGCCAAATGGGAACAGTGCAAGGCCGTCTATGCCCGTCTTCGCCCCAATGGACGCGGCCAGTTCCTTGTCCCAGATGCCTCCTTGGCAGCACCCAATCCCAGTTGCTATGTCTGCTCCCTAGATCCGGCCATTACCCTCCGCATCGATACCAAGCGTGTTCACATTAAGGAGCTACGCGACGATGTACTGATTAAAACACTCAACATGCTCCATCCAGATGTGGTACTGATGGGCTCTAACTCTATTTTGATCTCTTCGGAGGAGGGTGAAACGACAGATAATGACGACAAGCTGCTGtccaaaatgaacgttgtaGACGGCGCAATCCTGAACTGTGATGATTTTCATCAGAACTACAGGCTAAGCGTAATAATATCGCATTTCGATGCAGAACGAGACGATTCTCTCTTCGAGGTGTCTGCCGACTCAAAGAAGTTGCAACCCAAAGAGGAGGAAGAAAAGAAGCCGGACGATGAAACCGACAAAGGAAAGGAATTACGAAAACGTTCTGCCAATGGTGCAGATGTTGCTGCAGATGATGGCCCCTCCACATCGAAGCGTAGTCGTCCAACCGAAATagaagacgacgacgacgatgactgTCTTGTGATCGAAGAGGAAAACGATGAGGATGTAATGGTCGTGGCCACAGATAACCTTTCCGTAGAGAGTCCCGCCAAAACGGCCACCAAGCGAAAGCCCAGCGAAGCGATCGAAGAGGATGAGGATATCACCGAGATATTGGACTCGTCCGACGAGGAGGCAGCCGGACCAACCAAATGCAAACGTTCCAAGATAGAACTGCCCGATCTGAAGATCAATCAAATGGAAGTCATAAACATTGATTGA